From one Syntrophorhabdaceae bacterium genomic stretch:
- the cysK gene encoding cysteine synthase A encodes MKQIYEDNSYSIGRTPLVRLNRIVDKDASATVLAKIEGRNPAYSVKCRIGAAMIWDAEKTGKLKAGMEIVEPTSGNTGIALAYVAAARGYKVTLTMPETMSVERRKTLKILGANIVLTEGPKGMKGAIEKAEAIAKSDPARYFMPQQFENPANPAIHETTTAVEIWNDTEGNVDILVAGVGTGGTITGVSRYFKKTKGKKLISVAVEPADSPVLTQTRNAQPVKPGPHKIQGIGAGFVPKVLDMSLVDRIEQVTNDEAIEMARRLANEEGILAGISCGAAVVAAARLAREPENAGKTIVVILPDSGERYLSTVLFEGLLTGVDKATAGDAVI; translated from the coding sequence TGAACCGTATCGTGGACAAGGATGCATCTGCCACGGTGCTTGCAAAGATAGAAGGAAGAAACCCAGCGTATTCCGTAAAATGTCGTATCGGCGCAGCCATGATATGGGACGCCGAGAAGACGGGAAAACTGAAAGCCGGCATGGAAATCGTAGAACCCACCTCAGGCAACACAGGCATTGCGCTTGCGTACGTGGCAGCAGCACGTGGATATAAGGTTACCCTCACCATGCCGGAAACCATGAGTGTGGAGCGGAGAAAGACCCTCAAAATACTCGGCGCCAATATTGTGCTTACGGAGGGGCCGAAGGGCATGAAGGGCGCCATCGAAAAGGCGGAAGCGATTGCAAAGAGTGACCCCGCGAGATATTTCATGCCTCAACAGTTTGAGAATCCGGCCAATCCAGCGATTCACGAGACGACCACCGCCGTAGAAATCTGGAACGATACAGAAGGAAACGTGGATATCCTCGTTGCCGGCGTGGGTACAGGTGGCACCATTACTGGAGTAAGCCGCTATTTCAAGAAGACCAAAGGCAAGAAGCTGATCTCTGTTGCCGTAGAACCGGCCGATTCGCCGGTTCTCACCCAGACGAGAAATGCACAGCCCGTGAAACCAGGCCCCCATAAGATCCAGGGTATCGGGGCCGGTTTCGTACCTAAAGTCCTTGACATGAGTCTCGTGGATCGTATAGAACAGGTAACGAACGATGAGGCCATTGAAATGGCCCGAAGGCTTGCCAACGAAGAAGGTATACTGGCGGGTATCTCCTGCGGTGCAGCGGTGGTGGCCGCAGCGCGGCTCGCACGCGAACCTGAAAATGCCGGTAAAACCATCGTTGTCATACTGCCGGATTCGGGCGAACGATATCTTTCCACCGTGCTATTCGAGGGCCTTCTTACAGGCGTGGATAAGGCGACGGCGGGAGATGCGGTGATTTAG